The Neoarius graeffei isolate fNeoGra1 chromosome 25, fNeoGra1.pri, whole genome shotgun sequence genome includes a region encoding these proteins:
- the zgc:153345 gene encoding uncharacterized protein zgc:153345: protein MRAGPEERERVLAVVRALKAVGVRVRSWKSFLHGHETPEQEASQQLFAFGRDLQLLPQRHVAEVDGSVPLFLVEVCEYLSQHIHTEGIFRKTGSLCRIRALRMDLEKGKQIFLASHDALLQPYDVASLLKQFLRELPEPLIAGELQVALCHAQTLEAAVSERATLLLTSLLSPVHAHTLRYICSFLRRVAHRCDENRMEVSSLALVMAPNLLPCSPQMCRLTALTEKLLEQRAAAIRTLILHAERIGVVPSFVLDTLGVLEMSESAPPREGTLLNKRARLGVDNSLRRQRRRSVGEIFVDAFSKLKPGRTPTGPPLSSDTSPGPPLSRSPTPQSPNTVKRKASEDGAPDASGSARKKRSLHDLRTDTQSVSSQSADDSTGGPSPREVKSSDDSQRSVSEKRTRTRAHRKSHRAPKQEECVRRRRRSLRFFSMSSSSSGSPAVGVTLGEDPEKCLSSWKKLHSNKKTVSNSDSGSSPKIPLILIEEPGRVVIGSEVDDDPELLNCSFVENPDDASGSECEETFRGHQQQESEEAHDDDHWVLLDDGNPEVIVEYDVTQKESQRQEVESPKTGDGVKVEEQETETLSKIKKRKSNSKKRSGPRRSISMPEVALDPHLDEVGEVQQEVRTNETMFNDDVWSTSVSLPLKKSGGKGKGGRELRRRCATVHEQKAAKGSDSDLKKVSLRLSMAERLRSFSALASFLRTPTVRLRRQEARRFSRSFSDEAVQEDQQAFLELHNEQTDSEEANEELLPDDSSSPSSPSPPEDLTLVGSSQKSEEDETPQMNECVMAETLEVEEFDVDKLLEQQCCITERYHEHEKDSNSSWDVRFDGSTPPRRRRTTFGSPAGSCTFTASKTEPLSLRYRKSPCKTFSCPSFDSVFSISSVSEKCSFNLSPPSLQFRPQGSRRRYRDSPRWPAHEVRMTTWKPLPL from the exons ATGCGTGCTGGGCCGGAGGAGCGCGAGCGCGTGCTGGCGGTGGTGCGCGCGCTGAAAGCGGTGGGTGTGCGCGTGAGGAGCTGGAAGAGCTTCCTGCACGGACACGAAACACCTGAGCAG GAGGCTTCACAGCAGCTCTTTGCTTTTGGTCGAGATCTGCAGCTTCTCCCTCAGCGTCATGTGGCTGAAGTGGACGGTTCCGTGCCGCT GTTCCTGGTGGAGGTGTGTGAGTATTTATCTCAGCACATTCACACCGAGGGGATTTTCAGGAAGACCGGTTCTCTCTGCCGCATCCGAGCTCTCCGA ATGGACCTGGAGAAGGGGAAGCAGATCTTCCTGGCTTCCCATGATGCTTTGTTGCAGCCGTATGACGTGGCATCGCTGCTGAAACAGTTCCTGCGTGAGCTTCCTGAGCCACTGATCGCAGGCGAGCTGCAGGTGGCACTGTGCCACGCCCAGACTCTGGAGGCggctgtgagtgagagagctacgCTGCTGCTCACGTCCCTCCTCTCCCCGGTACACGCTCACACCCTGCGCTACATCTGCAGCTTCCTCAGACGTGTTGCGCACAG GTGTGATGAAAACAGGATGGAGGTGAGCAGTTTAGCTCTGGTCATGGCTCCAAACCTGCTGCCGTGTTCACCTCAGATGTGTCGCCTCACTGCCCTCACAGAGAAGTTGCTCGAGCAGCGAGCAGCAGCCATCAGAACCCTGATCTTACACGCTGAACGCATCG GGGTCGTGCCCTCGTTCGTACTGGACACACTGGGAGTGCTGGAGATGAGCGAATCCGCCCCACCACGAGAGGGTACTTTATTGAACAAGCGAGCCAGACTGGGTGTGGACAACAGCCTGCGCAGACAGAGGAGGAGGAGCGTCGGAG AAATATTTGTGGATGCTTTTTCGAAACTGAAGCCTGGCAGGACGCCCACTGGCCCCCCTCTGTCCTCAGACACTTCACCAG GACCTCCGCTGTCCAGAAGTCCCACACCTCAGTCTCCAAACACAGTGAAACGCAAAGCCTCGGAGGACGGCGCTCCTGATGCGAGTGGATCTGCCAGAAAGAA GCGTTCGCTGCATGACCTCAGAACCGACACGCAGTCCGTCAGCAGCCAGTCTGCAGACG ATTCGACGGGAGGTCCGAGTCCTCGGGAGGTGAAGAGCAGCGATGATTCACAGCGCAGTGTTTCAGAGAAGAGAACTCGAACACGAGCGCACAGGAAGTCACATCG AGCTCCAAAGCAGGAGGAGTGTGTACGCCGCAGGAGGAGATCACTCCGTTTCTTCTCCATGTCGAGCAGCAGCAGTGGCAGTCct GCTGTTGGTGTGACACTGGGCGAAGATCCTGAAAAGTGTTTGAGCTCCTGGAAAAAACTCCACAGCAACAAAAAGACTGTGTCGAACTCGGACAGTGGCTCCTCACCGAAAATACCGTTAATCCTGATCGAGGAACCGGGACGAG TTGTAATCGGGAGTGAAGTGGACGATGATCCTGAGCTTCTCAACTGCAGTTTTGTGGAAAATCCTGACGATGCATCGGGTTCAGAATGTGAGGAAACGTTTCGGGGACATCAGCAGCAGGAGAGCGAGGAAGCGCATGACGACGACCACTGGGTTTTACTCGATGATGGAAATCCAGAAGTCATTGTGGAGTATGATGTGACTCAAAAGGAGAGCCAGAGACAGGAAGTGGAAAGTCCAAAGACAGGAGATGGAGTTAAGGTGGAGGAACAGGAAACGGAGACACTTTCCAAAATCAAGAAGAGGAAAAGCAATTCCAAGAAGCGTTCTGGACCGCGGCGCTCCATCAGCATGCCTGAGGTGGCTTTAGATCCACATTTGGATGAGGTAGGCGAAGTTCAGCAGGAAGTTAGAACAAACGAGACCATGTTTAATGATGACGTGTGGTCCACGTCTGTCAGCCTGCCTCTCAAAAAGTCTGGAGGAAAAggaaagggagggagagagctGAGGAGGAGATGCGCTACGGTTCATGAGCAGAAGGCGGCGAAAGGGTCCGATTCGGATCTAAAGAAGGTGAGCCTCCGGTTGTCGATGGCTGAGAGGTTAAGGAGCTTCAGCGCTCTGGCTTCGTTTCTCCGCACACCGACGGTTCGTCTGCGCAGACAGGAAGCGCGAAGATTCAGCCGCTCATTCAGTGATGAAGCTGTACAGGAGGATCAGCAGGCCTTCCTGGAGCTCCACAATGAACAGACAGACTCCGAGGAAGCCAACGAGGAGCTGCTTCCAGATGATTCATCAAGTCCTTCTTCACCTTCTCCTCCAGAGGATCTGACTTTGGTTGGATCATCACAGAAATCTGAAGAGGATGAAACTCCCCAAATGAACGAGTGCGTGATGGCCGAGACTCTGGAAGTGGAAGAATTTGACGTGGACAAGCTGCTTGAGCAGCAATGTTGCATTACAGAACGTTACCACGAGCATGAGAAAGACTCAAACTCCTCCTGGGACGTGCGGTTTGATGGATCTACACCACCAAGGCGGCGGAGGACGACATTTGGTTCCCCTGCAGGCTCGTGCACTTTCACAGCTTCTAAAACCGAGCCGCTGTCTCTGCGGTACCGAAAGTCACCGTGTAAGACCTTCAGCTGCCCTTCATTTGACAGCGTGTTTTCCATCAGCAGTGTGAGTGAGAAGTGCTCCTTCAACCTCTCACCTCCGTCCCTCCAGTTCAGGCCTCAGGGCTCCAGGAGGCGCTATAGAGACTCTCCACGCTGGCCTGCTCACGAAGTGCGTATGACCACGTGGAAACCGTTACCTCTCTAA
- the mdh2 gene encoding malate dehydrogenase, mitochondrial, with translation MFSRIARPCASLTRCLSTTSQNNAKVAVLGASGGIGQPLSLLLKNSPLVSELCLYDIAHTPGVAADLSHIETRAKVTGYIGADQLSASLKGCEVVVIPAGVPRKPGMTRDDLFNTNATIVATLVDACARSCPEAMICIIANPVNSTIPITAEVLKKHGVFNPNRVFGVTTLDIVRANTFVAELKGLDPARVNVPVIGGHAGKTIIPLISQCTPKVEFPADQLSALTERIQEAGTEVVKAKAGAGSATLSMAYAGARFTFSVLDAMNGKEGVVECAFVRSEETECKYFSTPLLLGKNGIEKNLGLGKLSAFEEKLVSEALAELKGSIKKGEDFVANMKL, from the exons ATGTTTTCACGAATCGCCAGACCATGCGCCAGCCTCACCCGCTGTTTATCCACAACTTCTCAg AATAATGCGAAGGTGGCGGTGTTGGGAGCGTCCGGCGGAATCGGACAGCCGCTGTCCCTGCTGCTGAAGAACAGTCCCCTGGTGAGCGAGCTCTGTCTGTACGATATCGCTCACACGCCCGGAGTCGCTGCAGACCTCAGCCACATTGAGACCAGAGCCAAGGTCACAG GTTATATTGGAGCTGATCAGCTGAGTGCGTCTCTGAAAGGATGCGAAGTGGTGGTTATTCCTGCCGGAGTTCCCCGTAAACCcg gGATGACACGTGATGATCTGTTTAACACGAACGCCACCATCGTGGCCACTCTGGTTGATGCGTGTGCCCGTAGCTGCCCCGAGGCTATGATCTGCATCATCGCTAATCCT GTGAACTCCACCATCCCCATCACTGCAGAGGTGCTGAAGAAGCACGGTGTTTTCAACCCAAACAGAGTGTTCGGAGTCACCACGCTGGACATCGTCAGAGCAAACACCTTCGTCGCTGAGCTCAAA GGTCTCGATCCGGCTCGTGTCAACGTGCCCGTTATCGGAGGTCATGCTGGAAAAACCATCATCCCTCTGATTTCACAG TGCACTCCAAAGGTGGAGTTTCCTGCTGATCAGCTTTCAGCTCTGACGGAGAGAATTCAGGAAGCAGGAACTGAAGTAGTGAAGGCCAAAGCTGGAGCAG GTTCTGCCACTCTGTCGATGGCTTACGCTGGAGCTCGCTTCACTTTCTCTGTTCTTGATGCCATGAACGGGAAGGAAGGGGTGGTGGAGTGTGCGTTTGTGAGATCAGAGGAGACGGAGTGTAAATATTTCTCCACACCTTTGCTGCTTGGG AAAAATGGTATTGAGAAGAACCTGGGTCTGGGGAAACTCTCTGCGTTTGAGGAGAAGCTGGTGTCTGAAGCTCTGGCTGAACTCAAGGGTTCCATCAAGAAAGGAGAAGATTTCGTGGCCAACATGAAGCTGTGA
- the ska2 gene encoding spindle and kinetochore-associated protein 2 translates to METAVDKLEAMFQKAEADIEYVEKRLKFDFMSSARQNGTAEGNPVQLLESLAALKARHAALCVQMEEIATEQKRSMDSIRSHLNTTVKLVEELQNTTDMQVPPLTQEEQEARDSLCTSVPALSIQTSSETHVQQESPSQEQSRDVKVVEFEAVPQSVRGNVKLGDLNTLYTQLAEHFSSDNNRAPLSLQKMKKLNMRVSEAAIKTLQHLGLIELDRKGSVSLSSSH, encoded by the exons ATGGAGACAGCAGTTGATAAGCTGGAGGCGATG TTCCAGAAAGCCGAGGCGGACATCGAGTACGTGGAGAAGCGGCTGAAGTTCGATTTCATGTCGAGCGCTCGGCAGAACGGCACTGCTGAG gggAACCCCGTTCAGCTGCTGGAGAGTCTGGCAGCCCTTAAGGCTCGTCACGCTGCTCTGTGTGTTCAGATGGAGGAGATTGCCACGGAGCAGAAACGCTCGATGGATTCGATCAGATCTCACCTGAACACCACGGTGAAGCtggtggaggagctgcagaacacCACAGACATGCAG GTTCCTCCACTCACACAGGAAGAACAGGAAGCAAGAGATTCCCTCTGTACCTCAGTCCCAGCTCTGTCTatacag ACGTCGTCTGAAACGCACGTGCAGCAGGAGTCTCCCT CACAGGAACAGAGCAGAGACGTGAAAGTCGTGGAGTTCGAAGCTGTTCCACAAAGTGTCCGAGGAAATGTCAAGCTCGGGGACCTCAACACCCTGTACACGCAGCTGGCCGAACACTTCTCCTCAGACAACAACAG GGCACCTCTGAGTTTGCAGAAGATGAAGAAATTGAACATGAGGGTGAGCGAGGCTGCGATTAAGACGCTGCAGCACCTCGGCCTCATCGAGCTGGACAGGAAAggctccgtctctctctcctcttcacaCTGA